GAGAAAAAGGGCAGGAGTGAGAAAAATTAGTGAATTTGAAATGCCGGATCTTATTCCTGCCCGTATGCTCAACGAATTTACTTATTGTCCAAGATTGTGCTATATCGAATGGGTTGAGGGGGAATTTGAGGATAATGCTGATACCGTTGATGGCAGATTCCAGCACAGGAGAGTTGATCAAAGCCAGGGCGTAGTTCCCAATCCTGAAGAAGTTGCAGATTTTACAGCAAGATCTGTTGATATTTCTGCACATGAAATCGGCATTGTATGCCGACTTGACCTTATTGAGGGCAAAGACGGACATGTAATTCCTGTTGAATATAAACGCGGTTACGTTCCAAAAATTGAAGGGGGGGCATATGAATCAGATAAAGTTCAGCTTTGTGCCCAAGGCCTTGCACTTAAAGAGAATGGGTACGAGTGTAATGAAGGACTAATTTATTTTGTCAAATCAAAACAGAAAGTTCAGATAACTTTCAATGAATTATTAGTCAACCGGACAAAACAACTCATCAATAATTTGAGATTGATGATTGCTTCAGAAAAAATCCCTTCGCCACTTGTAGAGAGTTCCAGATGTGTCCGGTGCTCTCTTGCAGGAATATGCCTTCCGGATGAGATCAATTTCCTGAAAAATCCTGAGAATAGGAATGAGGAAATACCACAGGTAAGAAAATTTCTTCCTCCGAGAGATGACCAAATTCCTCTTTATGTAACAGGCTATGGTCAGACAGTGAGGAAAAAAGGTGAGAGATTAGAGGTATGGTCAAATCGAGACAAAACAGGTGAGGTGAAAATCAGGGAATTGTCACAAATCTCCCTTTATGGAAGTGCAGATATAACATCACCCGCATTTACAGAGATTTTGCAAAGAAACATTCCGATAAACTATTTTTCTTATGGAGGATGGTTTTATGGATTTTCTCAGGGAAATTCTCATAAAAATGTAGAACTAAGAATTAAACAGTTCGCTTTTGCAGAAGATAAAAAAAGATCTTTAAAACTGGCTCAGATGTTTGTTTATGGGAAAATTCTTAATTCCAGAACAATTTTACGCAGAAATGATGGAGAAGTTTCTGATGAAATTTTAAAATCGCTGAAAAAACTTGCCAGTGATGCCAAATCATCCAATTCCTTGCAGACACTGTTGGGAATTGAAGGAGGAGCCGCTCAGATTTATTTTTCAAGATTTAATAATCTTCTAAAATCAGATGATAGCTGGTATTCTTTTGAAAACCGAAATCGCAGACCTCCAAAAGATCCGGTAAATACTGTTCTTTCCTATCTTTATGGGGTGATGGTCAAGGAATTTTTTGTAACTCTTAACACAACAGGTTTTGATCCATATCTGGGCTTTTACCATCAGCCACGTTATGGCAGACCTGCACTTGCATTAGATATGATGGAAGAGTTCAGGTCAATAATTGCGGATTCGGTTACTTTTACATTGTTTAATAATGGAGAATTATCTGAAAGGGATTTCATCTCAAGAGGTCTTGGAGTAACATTAACTCCCACAGGCAAGAAAGCCGTTTTGAGAGGTTATGAAAGAAGAATAAGCACCGAAGTAAAGCATCCTTTGTTTGGATATAAAGTTAGTTACAGGCGGATTTTTGAAGTTCAGGCAAGGCTATTATCCCGTGTATTACATGGAGAAATTGATGTATATCCTCCTTTTTTAACAAGGTGAGCATTTTGGGAAAACTTAGAGTGTATATTGTCAGTTATGATATATCAGATAGTAAGAGGCTTTACAGGGTTCACAAAACAATGAAAGGATTTGGAGAACCGGTTCACTATTCTGTTTTCAGATGTAATCTCTCAGATAAAGATAAAATTGAATTAATTGCAATATTATCAGAAATTATAAAGCATGATGAAGACAGGATTATGATTATTGATCTAGGTTTCCTTGACGGTTATGTTGACAGAAGAATCAGTCTAATCGGGGTTCACCCAGAGGAGGATAATAATGAATCGGCAATCATTGTATGATCTTTTCGAGACCTCAGGTGGTTTGCTGTTCTTTATATGGCCCCTCGAAAAAAACTTAAACAAAACAAAATTTTCAATAAATTTAAAAAAAAGGGTGTGCTATTGACAAAATTCCAAAAAAATTGTTACCCTTTTCGATTTAATAAATAAAAGAGGGGAGTTGAATTGCTGGAAAAAAGTAAAATCTACACTACAGATAATATAATTCCAAACAGCATAATGCTAAAAACAAAAATCTTTTATCATCTGCATTTTATCATATATAATAGGGACTCTTACCACATCTGAAAAGATGTGGCTCCATTGAAGTGCTACAATCCCAAATAAAAACAAGATAATAAACGGCAACTTACCACATCTGAAAAGATGTGGCTCCATTGAAGTTCGTTTATCTCTAAATAAAAAGAATCATCAGATTTTCTTACCACATCTGAAAAGATGTGGCTCCATTGAAGTATTATCCCCTCTCCCCCTCCTACGGTTGTATTTAATGCTTACCACATCTGAAAAGATGTGGCTCCATTGAAGTCCCCGACGGATCGTATTGGTTGCATGACTATATTGAGCTTACCACATCTGAAAAGATGTGGCTCCATTGAAGTCTGGTTGTTTTTCGGGTTCTGTCATTGTTTTCCTCAACTTACCACATCTGAAAAGATGTGGCTCCATTGAAGTTGCAAAAATTTCCGGCCAGTTAATCTCCTGGGTGAAACTTACCACATCTGAAAAGATGTGGCTCCATTGAAGTACAAAGGTTTAGAACGAGTTAAGAAAGCACAATCTCCTTACCACATCTGAAAAGATGTGGCTCCATTGAAGTGATACTGAAATGGGTGTGACTTCTGATGAGTCTATACCGCTTACCACATCTGAAAAGATGTGGCTCCATTGAAGTCTAAGCGCCCATTTAACAATATCGCGCTGAAATTCAACTTACCACATCTGAAAAGATGTGGCTCCATTGAAGTATTATTCCCTCTCCGCCTCCTACTGTTGTATTTAGTGAGCTTACCACATCTGAAAAGATGTGGCTCCATTGAAGTCTCTGCAACGTTTGTTGTTCCGTTCCAGATTGGCATTCTTACCACATCTGAAAAGATGTGGCTCCATTGAAGTATTTTGTAGAAGATTTAAAACCTTATGAGATATATTACTTACCACATCTGAAAAGATGTGGCTCCATTGAAGTCTTCTGCGTTCATAATCCTCCCCCATCTTATAATCCACCTTACCACATCTGAAAAGATGTGGCTCCATTGAAGTAAGGCTGATTTGGCATTGTATGAGATTATAGATGATCTTACCACATCTGAAAAGATGTGGCTCCATTGAAGTGATACTGATATGTTCTTTTGGATCAATATCATAACCCCTTACCACATCTGAAAAGATGTGGCTCCATTGAAGTGATATTCTGAACCCGTCAGGGACTGCCAAAGGTTTTCTTACCACATCTGAAAAGATGTGGCTCCATTGAAGTGTCAATTACTACAAAGATGATAACAGGAGGTTATTACCTTACCACATCTGAAAAGATGTGGCTCCATTGAAGTAAGAGATCTCCAACTATAATTATTATCAATTATAATCTTTCTTACCACATCTGAAAAGATGTGGCTCCATTGAAGTCTCTGTGGTTAATGCTTATGGCTCTGATGTGATTGATCTTACCACATCTGAAAAGATGTGGCTCCATTGAAGTTCAGGTCACTCATTCAGAACACTCCTTTTCTTTCTGACTTACCACATCTGAAAAGATGTGGCTCCATTGAAGTGCATCAGTCTTTTTTCCAAAACATCATTCTGTCCAGGCTTACCACATCTGAAAAGATGTGGCTCCATTGAAGTTTTGATGCCTATTATACATTGTGCATTAACAGACAATCTTACCACATCTGAAAAGATGTGGCTCCATTGAAGTCTAACTGATTTTTTGATAAATCAAACTTAAATTCCTCTTACCACATCTGAAAAGATGTGGCTCCATTGAAGTTATACAGGTCACATTGAGATCGTCGAATCTAGACCCCTTACCACATCTGAAAAGATGTGGCTCCATTGAAGTCCAGTTTCGCCGCCGCGATAACCGCCCTGGTGCGCACTTACCACATCTGAAAAGATGTGGCTCCATTGAAGTGAGGATATATCAGAAATATCTTTGTTTGATTATATCCTTACCACATCTGAAAAGATGTGGCTCCATTGAAGTCCACCTGAGAAACTCAGATAAATCTTTGGAAAATTCTTACCACATCTGAAAAGATGTGGCTCCATTGAAGTCCCATTGTTTTTTTGATGCGGTCTTAAACTCTAAGACTTACCACATCTGAAAAGATGTGGCTCCATTGAAGTCAGACGACTCAGGGAAGAGAAGCCCGGAATGAGAGAATCTTACCACATCTGAAAAGATGTGGCTCCATTGAAGCTTGTGTGTGTCAAAATTGTTTTGATAATGATTATGTCCCTTACCACATCTGAAAAGATGTGGCTCCATTGAAGCGCTTTATAATATTCTGGTGAAACATACGCATCTATACTTACCACATCTGAAAAGATGTGGCTCCATTGAAGCCCTATACATCTGTGCGTAGGCTGAAGGGAGCATTTCCTTACCACATCTGAAAAGATGTAACTCCACTGAATTTTGAATTAGTCATACCAACAGAAATAGAGCCAACAATTTGTTTAAACTCATAAATCCACAAAAAAAATTGAAACAAGAATTGTTTCATCATTCCTAAACTCTCTTCCTTCTCAAATCTCTAAACTCTTTTCCCACTAAACCCTCTCTCTTTCAAAAACCTCTCGCTCTCCTCTCTTAAATCCTCCAAATCAAAGACAGAATAACCCTCACCCCTAAGCTTCTTTTTTCCAGAAATCTCCTTTGCAATAAGGCCGTAAACCTCAGTCCTCTTATCGTTTCTCCATTTGACATGAGATGACTTTTCCTTAAGAGCTTTTAAGATACCCCTTGCCTGTCTTTCAGAAAGACTCATCCATTTGCACTCGCAGAGAAGAAGAGTATCTGATTTTTCATCAAGGCCGGCAATATCTATTTCATTCTCCTTAAACCACCATCTGCCAAGGCGTGAAAATGAGAAATCATCAAAGAAAAATCCGCATCTTACAAGATCCATGCAGAGATTCTCAAACATCTTTCCAAAATATGAAGACATCTGATTTTTTACTGACATTAGCACCTCAGACCCTTTTTTTGTCTCAATTTCCATCCTGTGCGGATATATAACTGCAAACCAGAAATTAAGGTACGGATCTAAAATTCTGTAATGCCTCTTTCTAAATCCGGCATGAGCAGTTACCGGTGCCTCATCTAAAATTATGTGCAGATTTGTAAGAACTGACAAGTATTTTGAGACCATGCTTTTATCAAGCCCTGTTGCCTGACAAATAGAAGAGAGAGTTGTGTATCCGGATGATAAAGCACGAAGAATAGAGATGTAGTTACCTGCCTCACGAAACTCATAACGAAGCAGTATCTCAGCCTCAAGGTAAAGATATGAACCTTTGTTTATCATCTGCTGAAGAACATTATCGAAGAATTCCGCTTTTGAATTGAATAATTGAAGATAAGCAGGAACACCGCCGACAACCGACCATACCATAACAAGCTCCTCTTCACTGTATGGCAGAAATTCCCTGATATATGGATAAAAAAGAGGTTCAACCTGCCACTGTCCGGTTCTTCTGCCATATAGCGGACTCTTATATCCAAGCACTTCGGTCTCCATCGTGCTTACAGAAGAGCCTGATACAATCAGCATTACATTCTCATTTTTAAGTAAAAGATCCCATATTTTCTGAAATGTAGAAGGAACACCGGAGTCTTTTGAAATAAGATATGAAAACTCATCAATAATTATTACAACCTTTCTACCTGATGAGTTGTAGAAATTTCTGTGGTTTAGAAGAGATTTAAAAAGACTCTCCCAACCGGGATAATTTATACGCTTAAAATCAGGATCATTAAGATAATCTCCTGCAACACTGGCAAAATCCCTGATGTTAGACTCTCTTCCCTCTTCCGAGGCCATAAAATAAAAACCGGGATTATCCTGCAAAAATCTGAAG
The genomic region above belongs to Methanomicrobium antiquum and contains:
- the cas4g/cas1g gene encoding CRISPR-associated endonuclease Cas4g/Cas1g, coding for MRKISEFEMPDLIPARMLNEFTYCPRLCYIEWVEGEFEDNADTVDGRFQHRRVDQSQGVVPNPEEVADFTARSVDISAHEIGIVCRLDLIEGKDGHVIPVEYKRGYVPKIEGGAYESDKVQLCAQGLALKENGYECNEGLIYFVKSKQKVQITFNELLVNRTKQLINNLRLMIASEKIPSPLVESSRCVRCSLAGICLPDEINFLKNPENRNEEIPQVRKFLPPRDDQIPLYVTGYGQTVRKKGERLEVWSNRDKTGEVKIRELSQISLYGSADITSPAFTEILQRNIPINYFSYGGWFYGFSQGNSHKNVELRIKQFAFAEDKKRSLKLAQMFVYGKILNSRTILRRNDGEVSDEILKSLKKLASDAKSSNSLQTLLGIEGGAAQIYFSRFNNLLKSDDSWYSFENRNRRPPKDPVNTVLSYLYGVMVKEFFVTLNTTGFDPYLGFYHQPRYGRPALALDMMEEFRSIIADSVTFTLFNNGELSERDFISRGLGVTLTPTGKKAVLRGYERRISTEVKHPLFGYKVSYRRIFEVQARLLSRVLHGEIDVYPPFLTR
- the cas2 gene encoding CRISPR-associated endonuclease Cas2 gives rise to the protein MGKLRVYIVSYDISDSKRLYRVHKTMKGFGEPVHYSVFRCNLSDKDKIELIAILSEIIKHDEDRIMIIDLGFLDGYVDRRISLIGVHPEEDNNESAIIV
- a CDS encoding ATP-binding protein, translating into MSQLNAGENFVDRNDELEFLNRHYNSENPEFVIIYGRRRVGKTTLIFRFLQDNPGFYFMASEEGRESNIRDFASVAGDYLNDPDFKRINYPGWESLFKSLLNHRNFYNSSGRKVVIIIDEFSYLISKDSGVPSTFQKIWDLLLKNENVMLIVSGSSVSTMETEVLGYKSPLYGRRTGQWQVEPLFYPYIREFLPYSEEELVMVWSVVGGVPAYLQLFNSKAEFFDNVLQQMINKGSYLYLEAEILLRYEFREAGNYISILRALSSGYTTLSSICQATGLDKSMVSKYLSVLTNLHIILDEAPVTAHAGFRKRHYRILDPYLNFWFAVIYPHRMEIETKKGSEVLMSVKNQMSSYFGKMFENLCMDLVRCGFFFDDFSFSRLGRWWFKENEIDIAGLDEKSDTLLLCECKWMSLSERQARGILKALKEKSSHVKWRNDKRTEVYGLIAKEISGKKKLRGEGYSVFDLEDLREESERFLKERGFSGKRV